From the genome of Sphingobacterium sp. UGAL515B_05:
ATAAAATAAAAAGAATCGAGATTATTATGTAACTTACTAAGAATATAAGCCGTTATGAAAAAAAGAAAACCTGGTCTAAAAGCACTTTTTGTGATCACATCCAGTCTGATTGCACTGAGTTTTACAGATCAAAAACCAAGCTTTATTGACACAAGTTTTAAAGCTGCAGAAAAACAATATCAATTTTTAGAACAAGCAGCAGAAAAGCAGCACAAATTTCCACGCACATTGAGTCCTGCAGGAAAACTGGTAGGGACAGACGAATGGGATTGGACCGGCGGTTTCTTCCCAGGCTCACTGTGGTATATCTACAACCATACCCATAATAAAGAGACCGAAGCTGCGGCGATCAAATGGACAGAGGCGCTTGAAAAAGCCAAAGACCTGGATCAACATCATGATATTGGTTTTGTGATGTATTGTTCCTATGGCAATGCCATTAAATACCTCAAAGATCCCAAAAAGGTTGCCGCTTACAAGGATATCCTCATCCACTCGGCCAATACTGCGCTTAAACGTTATAATCCGCAGGTGGGCGTCATCAAATCATGGAACGAGAAGAAGTCCTGGGACGGCAAGACCCTATGGAAATATCCAGTTATTATCGACAACATGATGAACCTGGAAATGCTGTGTTATGTGTCCGACTTGACTGGAGATACCAAATATAAGGATGTGGCCATCAGTCATGCCACCCAAACCATGAAAAACCATTTTCGTAAAGACTACAGTACTTACCATGTTGTCGATTACGATGGCAATGGCCATGCTATCCACCAACAAACGAACCAAGGCTATGCCGACAATTCAACCTGGGCACGCGGTCAAGCCTGGGCTATTTATGGATTTACCATGATGTACCGGGAGACCAAAAAACCAGAATTTCTTAAAACGGCAAAAGCGGCGGCAAAGTTTTACATGACCCATCCGAATCTTCCAAAAGATAAAATTCCGTATTGGGATTTTAATGCCGGAAAGCCGGGGTATAAATCGGATGCTGATTTTTCTTCCTTGAAATTAAATTTTGTACCGCGCGATGCCTCAGCTGCAGCCATTGTTGCTTCTGCACTGATTGAACTCTCAACAATGACCACTGGCACCGAAAGCAAATCCTATTTGACATTTGCTCAAGAAAGTCTGCAAACACTATCAGGAAGTAGCTATTTTGCCAAATATGCAAGCAATGGCGGTTTCTTACTGCAGCATAGTGTCGGTAGCTTACCCCATCATTCGGAAATCGATGTTCCGCTGACCTATGCAGATTATTATTATCTGGAAGGCTTGACACGGTTGGAGCAGCTCAAAAAATAAAAATGCAAAGGGGAGATATTAAATATCTCCCCTTTGCATTTTTAAAAGTTTTCAAATTGTATTCGGGTTATTTCTTCCCGATCGTGACTGGGTAACTTACGGTACTCCCGGCGTATTCGCCCTGTGGAAGCGAAACCTCCAGCGATTGATTTACACGAAGCCGTTTATTGACGAGCTGAACCTTCACTGTTTTGGCTCTTTGCAGCGGATCTGCCACATCAAGCTGCATGCTCGTTGCTTCTCGTAGGTTCAATTGCATGATAGCAGGTTGATCGAGCTTTATAGACCAATCGCCCACTTGGTAGGTTCCTGCTTGATAACAAACAATTTGTAGAATCCGGCTCCCTTTATGCTCCACGGCCTGTATATCCGATGTATTCTGCCAAATTTTTAGCTGCTGCATTGCTTTTGTATCAACAGTTTTGGTACCAGGCACAACAATATACGCATAGCTCGCATTGTTTGGAGCAACAGCATGATCAAACCAAAGCTTGAAGACCTTTCCATGTACAACATCTTTGGAACGGGAACGGTTGATCCGGTACCAGGAACCAACCTGATCTTTGGTTGTCAATCCAACATTCATAGCTGCTGGAAAATAATACAGAACATTGTTATGGGTTATAAAATCGCCTACTTTGACAGATCTCTGTACTGAATCGAGTGCAGGCATTTCCTTTCCATTCCAGACAACGGGTCCATTCAGCCAGGTTTGGTTTAAGGTTGTTACCACAGCTTCTGGCGCAGCACAATGAATCCCAGCACCCAAACAAACAATTTCCCGATCGAAAAAGAACCAGGCTTTTTGAGCCCTGACCCCGTCGTACTGGACCGACATAGCTGAAGCCCCTGTCTTATCGTTGCTTACGCCGCCCGCAAAGTTATTTGCAGCAAGTGCTCCCCATTGTTCTTTCAATTCCAGGTCGCCCGGATAATCGCGTGTTGTCGTTCCAGGAATTTTATCCCATTCCCATACGGGCATAATATTATAATATTCGGGTCCAAATACCTGAATATTGGTCACACCATCAGACATATTGCGACCAAGAACGTTTTCTCCATTTCCAGACTCCGATTTATTGGTACGGCTACTGGCCAACCGAACATTAAAATGGAATTGCTTACGCAGATGAGTCGTGTAGTCTCCTTTCCAATAATGGCGGTGAGCCTCGATATGCTCAGCGTCAAAAGGCTGGAGGCTATCTAGTTTTGCTAGCGCTTTATTCCAAATAGTATCTTTGGCGGGATCAATCAACTTCATTTGTTGTAATATGGCGGTTTCCTGTGTTTTTCCCAAGATATTGGGGCGTGAGATCCCGCGACCATGTACATTAAAATCGATATAGCGCGAACGAATAATTGGCAGGTAGGTTTCTGTAAGAAAATGTTCAAAAAGGCCGAGTCTCTTCATGTCTACAGCATAAGGTGTCTCGCGCACATAGGCCATAACTTTTGAGATCCCCTTCAGAAATTCCTCCCCATAGCCTGCAATATATAATTGAGGGCCATGTTGTAAGTAAGAGAAATCGTATTGCAGTCCTTCCTTGCCATTCACGAGCTGTATTGGAAAAAGCAGCTGCTCCATAGCAGCAGCTAAAAGATTTTCATCTTCCAAGATCAATGCACGATAAAAATAGTGCATGGCAATATCACTTTTATTCGCCCCTGTTTTTGTGTAAGGATCGCCATGCTTCATCAGCTCAACAAGTGGAGTCTCTAGTGTAGTAGGAATTTTTTCCTTTCCAAATTTCATCAGGATAAGACAGACACCGATGGCTTTTGGCGAAGCGATCTCGTTATGCCACCAATTTGAAGACTCAAAACGATTATTTGCCCAATATTGTGCGGCAAGCAGGATTTTATCGTAAAGTGATTTTTGCTGATAAGATGCACTTTGTGGGGACACATAGGCAACAATAAGTGTCCTTAACCGATCCAAGTGTTCTCCCGGAGGCCAAAGCGATATTGACTTACTGCTGTAATCGATATCTGCCCAAGTACCGTCAGCACGCAGTTGATTACATAGACTTAACGTTTTATCTGCATCTGGCAATGGGCCACTTAACTCATCATCGTATACATGCTTTTTAATACGCACAAACGTATCGCTGTTCTGCGCCTTTGCCGTAACCAAGGCAAAGGACAATAAAAATAGGATTAGTCCTT
Proteins encoded in this window:
- a CDS encoding glycoside hydrolase family 88 protein, whose amino-acid sequence is MKKRKPGLKALFVITSSLIALSFTDQKPSFIDTSFKAAEKQYQFLEQAAEKQHKFPRTLSPAGKLVGTDEWDWTGGFFPGSLWYIYNHTHNKETEAAAIKWTEALEKAKDLDQHHDIGFVMYCSYGNAIKYLKDPKKVAAYKDILIHSANTALKRYNPQVGVIKSWNEKKSWDGKTLWKYPVIIDNMMNLEMLCYVSDLTGDTKYKDVAISHATQTMKNHFRKDYSTYHVVDYDGNGHAIHQQTNQGYADNSTWARGQAWAIYGFTMMYRETKKPEFLKTAKAAAKFYMTHPNLPKDKIPYWDFNAGKPGYKSDADFSSLKLNFVPRDASAAAIVASALIELSTMTTGTESKSYLTFAQESLQTLSGSSYFAKYASNGGFLLQHSVGSLPHHSEIDVPLTYADYYYLEGLTRLEQLKK
- a CDS encoding polysaccharide lyase 8 family protein, whose amino-acid sequence is MKGLILFLLSFALVTAKAQNSDTFVRIKKHVYDDELSGPLPDADKTLSLCNQLRADGTWADIDYSSKSISLWPPGEHLDRLRTLIVAYVSPQSASYQQKSLYDKILLAAQYWANNRFESSNWWHNEIASPKAIGVCLILMKFGKEKIPTTLETPLVELMKHGDPYTKTGANKSDIAMHYFYRALILEDENLLAAAMEQLLFPIQLVNGKEGLQYDFSYLQHGPQLYIAGYGEEFLKGISKVMAYVRETPYAVDMKRLGLFEHFLTETYLPIIRSRYIDFNVHGRGISRPNILGKTQETAILQQMKLIDPAKDTIWNKALAKLDSLQPFDAEHIEAHRHYWKGDYTTHLRKQFHFNVRLASSRTNKSESGNGENVLGRNMSDGVTNIQVFGPEYYNIMPVWEWDKIPGTTTRDYPGDLELKEQWGALAANNFAGGVSNDKTGASAMSVQYDGVRAQKAWFFFDREIVCLGAGIHCAAPEAVVTTLNQTWLNGPVVWNGKEMPALDSVQRSVKVGDFITHNNVLYYFPAAMNVGLTTKDQVGSWYRINRSRSKDVVHGKVFKLWFDHAVAPNNASYAYIVVPGTKTVDTKAMQQLKIWQNTSDIQAVEHKGSRILQIVCYQAGTYQVGDWSIKLDQPAIMQLNLREATSMQLDVADPLQRAKTVKVQLVNKRLRVNQSLEVSLPQGEYAGSTVSYPVTIGKK